A single region of the Pararge aegeria chromosome 20, ilParAegt1.1, whole genome shotgun sequence genome encodes:
- the LOC120632891 gene encoding NAD-dependent protein deacetylase Sir2B-like — protein MPSDVNRNVVYPTIFCNSNIEEEVNNNTIEIVELNSDASENEQKNTNNHSWCNTNGKFQEQQDDYKVNRAARDKRRHNNEKDFVIISENFNDDKYNDHDVLNQFCTDFYGFDCYDRGERISTVNNPRSELITFINNYKTSDTSSDTNLYDDNEVIQCDRTIENDYWISDHDSDTRNITYDVDCNGEKPTFWIYALKNKRYMSEHDFELSNISSKESTSTTDDEQSSNNIPNIQRIATPIPAYIPKMNFPLSPTLPTVTEVTEPNKQASNNSDISTTNTEDTTHLQKPLNGWFKNDTPNDKPNSDNIEPYENNWQPLSPRERRRLRLNKQNELNTQKETKTLFYCEPEIIIGNKELTPTLNIESFEKEIDENNEDDQVKNEHLVSSENKNDSEPDEPLNNLQKPQIKIGTKMKTRTKDITDPIKKLDGNWIGQSLPHCEKLLEVYDYNFMDTEDNDAQLASQSTGGAMEEGASELLFIRNMSLLKPAEWTQYLPLTDSVPSLHLSLSIDTDFNHDKKSWLKSFLRFINCCK, from the exons ATGCCTTCCG ATGTCAATCGCAATGTTGTATATCCGACTATATTTTGTAATTCCAACATAGAggaagaagtaaataataacacaattgAAATTGTAGAACTGAATTCCGATGCATCCGAAAATGAACAGAAAAACACCAATAATCATTCCTGGTGCAACACAAACGGCAAATTCCAAGAACAACAGGACGATTATAAAGTAAATCGAGCTGCTAGAGATAAGAGACGtcataataatgaaaaagaTTTCGTCATAATAAGCGAAAACTTCAACGATGATAAATACAATGACCATGACGTTTTGAATCAGTTTTGTACAGATTTCTACGGTTTTGATTGCTATGACAGAGGTGAGAGAATATCAACAGTAAATAATCCTCGATCAGAATTAATcacattcataaataattataaaacctcTGACACGTCCTCGGATACAAACCTATATGATGACAACGAAGTAATTCAGTGTGACAGAACCATTGAAAATGATTATTGGATCAGTGATCATGATTCAGATACTAGAAATATTACGTATGATGTTGATTGCAATGGCGAAAAGCCAACTTTCTGGATATATGCTTTAAAAAACAAACGTTATATGTCCGAACACGATTTCGAATTATCAAATATTTCTAGCAAGGAATCAACCAGTACTACTGACGACGAACAATCAAGTAATAATATTCCAAACATCCAGAGAATTGCAACACCCATTCCTGCTTATATCCCAAAAATGAATTTTCCTTTATCTCCTACGTTACCAACAGTAACGGAAGTAACAGAACCAAATAAACAAGCCTCGAATAACTCTGATATTAGTACAACAAACACAGAAGACACGACGCATCTGCAAAAACCTTTAAATGGTTGGTTTAAAAACGATACACCTAATGATAAACCGAATTCAGACAACATTGAGCCTTATGAAAATAACTGGCAGCCGTTGTCACCAAGAGAACGAAGAAGATTGAGACTAAATAAGCAAAATGAACTCAATACgcagaaagaaacaaaaacacttttttacTGTGAGCCTGAAATTATTATCGGCAATAAAGAACTTACACCTACATTAAATATTGAGAGTTTCGAAAAAGAAATAGATGAAAATAATGAAGACGATCAAGTCAAAAATGAACATCTAGTTTCTTCAGAGAACAAAAATGATAGTGAACCGGATGAACCACTAAACAATCTACAAAAACcgcaaataaaaataggtactaAAATGAAGACACGTACAAAAGATATCactgatccaataaaaaaactgGATGGCAACTGGATTGGTCAATCTTTGCCACATTGTGAGAAACTATTAGAAGTATACGATTATAATTTTATGGATACAGAAGACAATGACGCACAGTTAGCTTCTCAAAGCACTGGAGGCGCTATGGAAGAAGGTGCTAGTGAGCTATTGTTCATACGAAACATGTCCCTCTTAAAACCAGCTGAATGGACACAATATTTGCCATTAACTGACAGCGTGCCTTCTTTACATCTGTCTTTATCCATAGACACAGATTTTAATCATGACAAAAAATCATGGCTCAAAAGTTTCTTAAGATTCATTAATTGCTGTAAATAa
- the LOC120632522 gene encoding 40S ribosomal protein S17: MGRVRTKTVKKAAKIIIEKYYTRLTLDFHTNKRICEEIAIIPTKPLRNKIAGFTTHLMRRLRHSQVRGISIKLQEEERERRDNFVPEVSALEHDIIEVDPDTKDMLKMLDFTNINGLQLTQPATQGGYGGRRN; the protein is encoded by the exons atg GGTCGCGTTAGGACGAAGACTGTCAAGAAAGCGgcgaaaattattattgaaaaatactATACAAGATTAACTCTTGATTTTCATACCAACAAGAGGATATGTGAAGAAATTGCTATAATTCCGACCAAACCTCTTCGTAATAAAATCGCTGG ttTCACTACACATTTAATGAGGCGTCTCAGACATTCCCAAGTCCGTGGAATATCCATCAAGCTTCAGGAGGAGGAGCGTGAGAGGCGTGACAACTTTGTCCCCGAGGTCTCTGCCTTGGAGCATGACATTATTGAGGTGGACCCTGACACCAAGGACATGTTGAAAATGCTTGACTTCACCAACATCAATGGTCTTCAACTCACACAGCCTGCGACGCAGGGTGGATATGGTGGAAGGCGTAATTAa
- the LOC120632556 gene encoding ubiquitin carboxyl-terminal hydrolase 3-like translates to MECPHLLDNVNLDSDLFGEDSSITKNFNCSECAIEEQNWICLHCGVVNCGRYASGHAKQHAESSDHQLCMSCDVFSVYCYKCDDYISNDTDQQTVHKIRHGIMQVRNNENVESNTDVDEIETASKSYEEQDSPVTHKLDTNEKLALSPSMVTYGAEVMATSSCDIPENESNENKPTISKNVDEPVRSLRPRYRKRSHSEDSSSTENSNQPSRGKEKKVSPCNGKSQREKKIVGLKNLGNTCFMNAVLQSLNNIQEFSCYFSQLPSLEVKTNGRKVYHSRSYTRQEMHDVVMAEELRKVLINLNTGGCGSKGAISPECLFLVIWKVVPRFRGYQQQDAHEFLRYMLDRLHTELLQLLPPDRAEGNFVPRAPSASIVTAVFGGTLQSEVRCLACGTESKKFDPFLDLSLELPEIGRHEAPVSLTDCLASFVQVEELADTERYYCSTCKCKQKSTKQFRVRRLPNVLCLHLKRFRWHNYFRTKVDTNISFPLSALDMSRFVLSNVPDTRHSGLGNYLYDLAAVIVHHGSGAGSGHYTAFAINGDQWFHFNDQTVRATDSSAVASCKPYILFYIRREFALPSAS, encoded by the exons atggAATGTCCCCATTTGTTAGATAACGTCAATTTGGATAGCGATCTCTTCGGTGAGGACTCTTCGATCACAAAGAACTTCAATTGTTCag aatgTGCTATAGAAGAGCAAAATTGGATTTGCTTGCATTGTGGAGTGGTGAACTGTGGCCGCTATGCCAGCGGGCATGCAAAGCAACATGCGGAATCATCTGACCACCAGCTGTGCATGAGTTGTGATGTGTTCTCAGTTTACTG TTACAAATGCGATGACTATATATCAAACGACACCGATCAACAAACTGTGCACAAAATAAGGCATGGTATTATGCAAGTTAGGAATAACGAAAATGTTGAATCAAATACTGACGTAGATGAAATTGAAACTGCCAGCAAAAGCTATGAAGAACAAGATAGTCCTGTTACACACAAATTGGACACAAATGAAAAGTTGGCGTTGTCTCCAAGTATGGTAACATATGGTGCTGAAGTAATGGCAACAAGCTCATGTGATATACCTGAAAATGAAAGCAATGAAAATAAACCAACTATatctaag AATGTGGACGAGCCAGTAAGAAGTTTGCGTCCTCGATATAGAAAGCGATCTCACTCTGAAGACAGTAGTTCAACGGAGAATTCAAACCAACCTTCTAGAGGTAAAGAAAAGAAGGTATCCCCATGCAATGGAAAGAGTCAACGGGAGAAGAAGATAGTAGGTTTAAAGAATCTGGGCAACACGTGTTTCATGAACGCAGTGCTACAAAgtctgaataatatacaggaATTTAGTTGCTATTTTAGTCAGCTACCCTCATTGGAGGTAAAGACAAATGGACGTAAAGTGTACCATTCGAGAAGTTACACGCGACAGGAAATGCATGATGTTGTTATGGCTGAAGAACTAAGAAAG GTCCTTATCAATCTGAACACGGGTGGATGTGGTTCAAAGGGTGCGATATCTCCGGAGTGCCTGTTCCTTGTCATCTGGAAGGTGGTGCCGAGGTTCAGAGGGTACCAACAGCAGGACGCCCACGAGTTCTTGCGGTACATGTTGGACAG ATTACACACAGAACTTTTACAGTTGTTGCCGCCAGACCGTGCTGAGGGTAATTTTGTACCTCGAGCGCCCTCTGCCTCAATTGTAACTGCTGTTTTCGGCGGAACATTGCAAAGCGag GTTCGTTGTCTAGCGTGCGGCACGGAAAGCAAAAAGTTCGATCCGTTTCTGGATCTTTCCCTGGAATTACCCGAGATAGGTCGACACGAAGCGCCTGTCTCTTTGACAGACTGTCTTGCAAGTTTCGTTCAG GTTGAAGAATTAGCCGACACGGAGCGTTATTACTGCAGTACGTGTAAATGCAAACAAAAATCCACTAAGCAGTTCAGGGTACGCAGGCTACCCAACGTCTTATGTCTGCACCTTAAGAGGTTTCGGTGGCATAATTACTTTAG AACAAAAGTGGACACAAACATATCGTTTCCGCTGAGTGCGTTGGACATGTCGCGGTTCGTGCTATCGAACGTGCCCGACACGCGACACTCCGGCCTCGGGAACTATCTGTACGATCTCGCCGCAGTCATCGTTCACCACGGCTCTGG GGCGGGCTCCGGTCACTATACGGCGTTCGCAATCAACGGAGACCAGTGGTTTCACTTCAACGACCAGACAGTGCGAGCAACGGACTCGAGCGCAGTTGCTTCGTGCAAACCATACATTCTGTTCTACATACGCCGCGAGTTCGCTCTGCCTTCCGCCTCGTGA